The following proteins are co-located in the Pochonia chlamydosporia 170 chromosome 6, whole genome shotgun sequence genome:
- a CDS encoding conserved glycine-rich protein (similar to Metarhizium acridum CQMa 102 XP_007813995.1) — MRFDIALLAASLLSSAAAGVIEPQHAVKVDVATQDDNDLFKRKGGGGGGGRGGGGGGGKGGSSGGSSGGSSGGSSGGKSGSSSGSGSGSRGNTAGSSNTGGTSKGGTGPPRAFGGGSYYGGGAARPYRSGLPTAAGIGALAFTAGALAFWPGHWYYGAYLYPYHNRYTFHNDTTNRTESLPVVCGCAKYAVCGCDENNTTMKELVGNGTYAALNQSVINVGDYRGRKSFLVNGTLPNGTTADGPDEGSNAGVGVGMKSLVEAAGMWPAVACVLAAILLA; from the exons ATGCGGTTCGACATTGCTCTGCTCGCCGCTTCACTACTGTCAAGCGCTGCTGCAGGTGTCATTGAACCACAGCATGCTGTCAAAGTAGATGTTGCAACCCAAGACGACAACGACTTATTCAAGCGAAAAGGaggtggtggcggcggtggtcgcggaggcggcggtggaggaggcaAGGGAGGTAGCAGTGGAGGAAGCAGTGGAGGAAGCAGCGGAGGAAGCAGTGGTGGAAAATCTGGTTCTAGTTCCGGCTCTGGCAGTGGATC CCGCGGAAATACTGCTGGCAGCTCCAACACTGGCGGCACATCAAAGGGAGGCACCGGGCCTCCACgtgcctttggtggcggcTCTTACTATGGCGGAGGTGCTGCAAGACCATACAGATCTGGTCTTCCTACCGCAGCTGGTATAGGTGCTCTAGCTTTCACCGCTGgggccttggccttctgGCCAGGTCACTGGTATTATGGCGCCTATCTATATCCCTATCACAACAGATATACTTTCCACAACGACACCACCAACCGAACTGAAAGTCTCCCCGTCGTCTGCGGGTGTGCCAAGTATGCCGTGTGCGGTTGTGATGAGAACAACACCACAATGAAGGAGCTCGTCGGCAACGGCACGTACGCTGCCCTCAACCAATCTGTCATCAACGTTGGCGACTATCGGGGTCGAAAGAGCTTTCTTGTTAACGGAACACTTCCGAACGGCACCACCGCCGATGGCCCTGATGAGGGTTCCAATGCTGGTGTCGGAGTTGGCATGAAGAGCCTAGTTGAGGCTGCTGGCATGTGGCCGGCCGTGGCATGTGTTCTCGCTGCCATCCTTCTGGCATAA